From a region of the Candidatus Amarolinea dominans genome:
- a CDS encoding CBS domain-containing protein — translation MYVRNLMSQPVITATTDTGAGLALQLMREKIIRRLPIVDNEGRLVGIVNDRSLLRLLAEPRRHRSDPLPTVGRVMSAPVFTVTPDLPLEEAASLMADKRVGALLVVEDEKPIGILTDRDLYRVFFDLLGGRDPGLRVTLRAPANVDILADVAIAVSNAGGALRSFGSVTHQDETLMVLKVKYINEDELRMLLRDFSVEIESVRQA, via the coding sequence ATGTACGTGCGTAATCTGATGAGCCAGCCGGTCATTACTGCGACGACAGACACCGGCGCGGGCCTGGCCCTGCAACTGATGCGTGAAAAAATCATCCGCCGCCTGCCCATTGTAGACAACGAAGGACGCCTGGTCGGCATCGTGAACGACCGCAGCCTGCTGCGTCTGCTGGCAGAGCCGCGACGTCATCGCAGCGACCCCCTGCCAACGGTTGGCCGCGTCATGTCGGCCCCGGTGTTTACGGTGACACCAGACCTGCCGCTGGAGGAGGCCGCCTCGCTCATGGCTGACAAACGCGTGGGCGCTCTGCTGGTGGTGGAAGACGAGAAACCAATCGGTATCTTGACCGACCGCGATCTGTACCGCGTGTTTTTTGATCTGTTGGGCGGTCGCGATCCCGGACTGCGGGTCACACTGCGGGCGCCCGCCAACGTTGATATTCTGGCCGATGTCGCGATTGCCGTTTCCAACGCCGGCGGCGCGCTGCGCAGTTTTGGCAGTGTCACCCATCAGGATGAAACGCTCATGGTGTTGAAGGTCAAATATATCAACGAGGATGAACTACGCATGCTCCTGCGCGATTTCTCGGTGGAGATCGAGAGTGTGCGCCAGGCCTGA
- the glgB gene encoding 1,4-alpha-glucan branching protein GlgB codes for MKTVLDGEIDAIVFAYHGAPLDVLGPHVQDLGAGRQAVAIRAFRPLEAQVWVVAKDDPTQSTAMQKLNDVGFFEAVFADSAEIFPYYLHLVGHDGSEVDIEDPYAYPLQLTEFDLHLLGEGTHFRTYEKLGAHLRTVAGVQGVHFAVWAPNAERVSVKGNFNQWDGRTHPLQLRGQLGVWELFVPGLVQGEVYKYEIKSRYMGFTGDKSDPYGVYAERRPNTGSVVFDIEHYEWGDDDWAANRRQHNALTAPMSIYEVHLGSWQRAPETNDFLNYRDLAHKLAAYVKKLGYTHIELLPVAEHPFDGSWGYQVVGYFAPTSRFGTPTDFMYFVDHLHQNGIGVILDWVPAHFPKDSHGLAYFDGTHLYEHADPRRGEHAQWGTNIFNFGRNEVRNFLISNALYWLDKYHIDGLRVDAVASMLYLDYGREGGDWLPNQYGGRENLEAVDFIRRFNEQVHKEFPDVLTMAEESTSWPLVTRPGYVGGLGFDLKWNMGWMHDMLDYMEMDAVFRRFHHHSITFSLMYAFSENFILPFSHDEVVHLKKAMVTKMPGDDWQRFASLRALYAYMYTHPGKKLLFMGGEFGQWHEWDHDHSLDWHLAESGLHKQLQQFVADLNHLYQSEPAMHQVDFSWEGFEWINFHDIDKSIIAFERRAADSNQRLVVVCNFAPVPRSGYRVGVPFAGFYTEVFNSDAVPYGGSNVGNNGGVPSDPIAWDKRPHSVLLTIPPLGVVILKTPAQEPVISAPDA; via the coding sequence ATGAAAACCGTATTGGACGGCGAAATAGATGCGATTGTGTTTGCTTATCATGGCGCACCGCTGGACGTGCTGGGGCCTCACGTGCAGGACCTGGGCGCTGGGCGTCAGGCGGTGGCCATTCGCGCCTTCCGCCCGCTGGAGGCGCAGGTGTGGGTGGTTGCCAAAGACGACCCCACGCAGAGCACGGCGATGCAGAAACTGAACGACGTCGGCTTCTTCGAGGCCGTGTTTGCAGATAGCGCGGAGATTTTTCCTTATTATCTGCACCTGGTCGGCCACGATGGCAGTGAGGTGGACATCGAGGACCCGTACGCGTACCCTCTGCAACTGACGGAGTTCGATCTGCACTTGTTGGGCGAGGGCACGCATTTTCGGACGTACGAGAAGCTGGGCGCCCATCTGCGCACAGTGGCTGGTGTGCAAGGCGTGCATTTTGCGGTCTGGGCGCCCAATGCCGAACGGGTCAGCGTCAAGGGCAATTTCAACCAGTGGGACGGACGAACTCACCCGCTGCAACTGCGGGGGCAGTTGGGCGTGTGGGAGTTGTTCGTGCCTGGCCTGGTGCAAGGCGAGGTCTACAAATACGAGATCAAGTCCCGCTACATGGGCTTCACCGGCGATAAGTCGGACCCGTACGGCGTTTACGCGGAACGGCGCCCCAACACCGGCTCAGTCGTATTCGACATTGAGCATTACGAATGGGGTGATGACGACTGGGCGGCCAACCGCCGCCAGCACAACGCCTTGACCGCCCCCATGTCCATCTATGAAGTACACCTGGGCTCGTGGCAGCGCGCGCCGGAGACTAACGATTTCCTGAACTATCGCGACCTGGCGCATAAGCTGGCGGCGTATGTCAAGAAACTTGGCTACACCCATATCGAACTGCTGCCTGTGGCCGAACACCCCTTCGATGGCTCGTGGGGCTACCAGGTCGTCGGCTATTTTGCGCCGACCAGCCGTTTTGGTACGCCGACCGACTTCATGTATTTTGTAGATCATCTGCATCAAAACGGGATCGGCGTCATCCTGGACTGGGTGCCGGCTCACTTCCCCAAAGATTCGCATGGCCTGGCTTATTTCGACGGGACGCACCTGTACGAGCATGCGGACCCGCGGCGGGGCGAACACGCGCAGTGGGGCACTAATATCTTCAACTTTGGGCGCAACGAGGTGCGCAATTTTCTCATCTCCAACGCGCTCTACTGGCTGGACAAATATCACATTGACGGGTTGCGCGTGGACGCGGTGGCTTCGATGCTCTACCTGGACTACGGCCGGGAGGGGGGCGACTGGCTTCCCAATCAATATGGTGGGCGCGAGAATCTGGAAGCGGTTGATTTCATCCGTCGCTTCAACGAGCAGGTCCACAAGGAATTCCCGGATGTCTTGACCATGGCCGAGGAGTCAACCTCATGGCCGCTGGTCACCCGGCCCGGTTACGTGGGCGGTCTCGGCTTCGATCTCAAGTGGAACATGGGCTGGATGCACGACATGCTCGACTACATGGAGATGGACGCCGTCTTCCGGCGCTTCCACCACCACAGCATCACTTTTTCTTTGATGTACGCCTTTAGTGAGAATTTCATCCTGCCCTTCTCGCACGACGAAGTGGTACATCTGAAAAAAGCCATGGTGACCAAGATGCCAGGCGATGATTGGCAACGATTCGCCAGCCTGCGCGCACTCTACGCGTACATGTACACCCATCCCGGCAAGAAGCTGCTCTTCATGGGCGGTGAGTTTGGCCAATGGCACGAGTGGGACCACGATCACAGTCTTGATTGGCACCTGGCCGAGTCCGGCTTGCACAAACAACTGCAACAGTTTGTGGCCGACTTGAATCATCTTTACCAATCAGAGCCGGCCATGCACCAGGTAGATTTTTCGTGGGAAGGCTTCGAGTGGATCAACTTTCACGATATAGACAAATCCATCATTGCCTTCGAGCGCCGCGCGGCAGATTCCAATCAGCGTCTGGTAGTTGTCTGTAACTTCGCGCCGGTGCCCCGCAGCGGGTACCGGGTTGGTGTGCCGTTTGCGGGCTTCTATACCGAGGTTTTCAACTCTGATGCCGTCCCGTACGGTGGCAGCAATGTGGGCAACAATGGCGGCGTGCCCTCGGATCCAATAGCGTGGGACAAGCGCCCGCACTCTGTCTTGTTGACCATTCCGCCGCTGGGTGTGGTCATCCTCAAGACGCCTGCACAAGAACCGGTCATCAGCGCGCCGGATGCCTGA
- a CDS encoding glycosyltransferase family 39 protein: MLWHRAIVLTYLVIGVLFAVYTPAWQAPDEPAHYNYIHIVATQGVLPVLQAGDYNQAEQTAAIVARFGPGTSIEAFRYEFHQPPLYYVLAAPLFRLTGGALLPLRLFSVFLGGLLLLVVHRAAMLIVRPAIALGAMAFVAFLPMHIAMLAAVNNDSLAELLIAIMLWQCLRLLIRPAPGTLWPWLWLGIVTGLGLITKSTVYAMLPLLGVTLLLAWRDSHRHDPTWRRAASLTFAVTLPLLLLALPWWVRNLAVYGGADFLGLNRHEDIVLGQLRTSEFLAQEGWVSLGTRFVTWTFRSFWGQFGWMSVLLDDRIYTALLILSLAAGVGAGWALWRAWPQRVHRRGLLILALAMLGAAGGYLWYNLGFVQHQGRYLFSALLPAALGLSAGLAALAQPSASRTAAALAAGGLLLSLAVAPGRWTLLLWAAAVILLALLPRLQRWHGLLYRGVFVGLAGLCLVSLFWFIMPQLQL; the protein is encoded by the coding sequence ATGCTTTGGCACAGAGCCATTGTGCTGACCTACCTGGTCATTGGCGTTCTGTTTGCGGTCTACACCCCAGCCTGGCAGGCGCCGGATGAGCCGGCCCATTACAACTACATCCACATTGTGGCCACGCAGGGCGTGCTGCCGGTTCTGCAGGCCGGCGATTACAACCAGGCCGAGCAGACCGCGGCAATCGTCGCCCGCTTTGGTCCCGGCACTTCCATCGAGGCTTTCCGCTACGAATTCCATCAGCCGCCGCTCTATTACGTCCTGGCTGCGCCGCTCTTTCGCCTGACCGGCGGCGCCCTGCTGCCGTTACGCCTGTTCTCCGTTTTCCTGGGTGGATTGCTCTTGTTGGTGGTCCACCGCGCCGCCATGCTGATCGTGCGCCCGGCCATCGCCCTGGGCGCCATGGCCTTCGTCGCCTTCTTGCCCATGCACATCGCCATGCTGGCCGCGGTCAACAACGACAGCCTGGCGGAGCTGTTGATTGCCATCATGCTCTGGCAATGCCTGCGCCTGTTGATCCGCCCCGCGCCAGGGACGCTGTGGCCCTGGCTGTGGCTGGGCATCGTCACCGGCCTGGGGCTGATCACCAAGAGCACCGTCTACGCCATGCTGCCCCTGCTTGGGGTGACGCTGCTGCTGGCCTGGCGTGATAGTCATCGTCATGATCCAACCTGGCGCCGGGCTGCCAGCCTGACCTTCGCTGTGACGCTGCCGCTGCTCCTGCTGGCGCTGCCCTGGTGGGTGCGCAACCTGGCCGTTTATGGCGGCGCCGACTTCCTCGGCCTCAACCGGCACGAGGACATCGTGCTCGGACAACTGCGCACGAGTGAATTTCTCGCGCAGGAGGGTTGGGTCAGCCTGGGCACGCGTTTCGTCACCTGGACGTTCCGCTCCTTCTGGGGTCAATTTGGCTGGATGAGCGTCCTGCTTGATGACCGTATCTACACCGCGCTGCTCATCCTCAGCCTGGCGGCCGGCGTAGGCGCAGGCTGGGCGCTGTGGCGGGCGTGGCCGCAGCGCGTTCACCGCCGCGGCCTGTTGATCCTGGCTCTCGCCATGCTGGGCGCCGCAGGCGGCTATCTCTGGTACAACCTGGGCTTCGTACAGCACCAGGGGCGCTATCTCTTCTCCGCGCTGCTGCCGGCGGCGTTGGGCCTGAGCGCAGGACTGGCCGCGCTGGCGCAACCCAGCGCCAGTCGCACAGCGGCCGCCCTGGCCGCGGGTGGCCTGCTCCTGAGTCTGGCCGTGGCGCCTGGCCGTTGGACGCTGCTGCTGTGGGCGGCGGCGGTCATTTTGCTGGCGCTGCTGCCCCGCCTGCAACGCTGGCACGGTCTGCTCTACCGCGGCGTGTTCGTCGGTCTGGCCGGGCTGTGCCTTGTCAGCCTCTTCTGGTTCATCATGCCACAGCTACAGCTCTGA
- a CDS encoding acyltransferase, translating to MAVSGPTGGGRLATRLAVWLLGGVYKDRKLLANLTPRPFISPLAQIRCADLRVGRHAFIDDDVTIYAHDDGGRVEVGEFSSLHRGTVIEIGAGGSVVIGRDSHIQGACNLKGFVADLRIGNQVQIAPQCAFSPYQHTFAERTQPIKNQPLASKGPIVIEDDAWLGLGVIVLDGVTIGRGAVIGAGAVVTGDVPPYAIAVGVPARVVGSRPS from the coding sequence ATGGCTGTTTCCGGGCCAACCGGCGGCGGCCGCCTGGCGACGCGGCTGGCGGTCTGGCTGTTGGGCGGCGTGTACAAGGACCGCAAACTGCTCGCCAACCTGACGCCGCGGCCCTTCATCTCGCCGCTGGCGCAGATTCGCTGTGCTGATCTACGCGTGGGGCGCCATGCTTTCATTGATGACGACGTGACCATTTACGCGCACGATGACGGGGGCCGGGTCGAAGTGGGCGAATTTTCCTCGCTGCACCGTGGCACCGTCATCGAGATCGGCGCCGGCGGCAGCGTGGTCATCGGCCGCGATAGCCACATCCAGGGCGCCTGCAATCTCAAGGGCTTTGTGGCCGATCTGCGCATCGGCAACCAGGTGCAAATTGCGCCGCAGTGTGCGTTCAGCCCGTACCAACACACCTTTGCCGAACGGACGCAGCCGATCAAGAATCAACCGCTGGCTAGTAAGGGGCCGATCGTGATCGAAGATGATGCCTGGCTGGGCCTGGGGGTGATTGTGCTGGATGGTGTGACTATCGGCCGCGGCGCGGTGATTGGCGCCGGCGCGGTGGTCACCGGTGACGTGCCGCCCTACGCGATTGCGGTGGGCGTGCCGGCGCGGGTCGTTGGCAGTCGGCCGTCGTAG
- a CDS encoding NAD-dependent epimerase/dehydratase family protein: MIALVTGGNGFVGAAVVRALLRADIAVRVLLRPGSDRRNLAGLAVEVCEGDVRTPASLPAALLGCTHVYHLAALYSANPADGDLLYAVNVEGTRHLLQAAAAAGVERFVHTSTVGTIGRPPAADDLPTEDVAFNLEGSASHYVLSKWRGEQLALAAAAAGDAAVVVVHPTAPVGMGDWRPTATGGRILAYLRGQMPGYLAGGINFCDVDDIARGHLLAAAHGQIGRRYILGHPAGNLDLTGFLALLQAASGQPPPRPAQGWRARLIGLLRPVASPVTVPAAARPAALTCDPARALAELHWTPGPLLEAFQTAVAWYRASGMV, translated from the coding sequence ATGATCGCTTTGGTCACGGGGGGCAACGGATTTGTAGGGGCCGCGGTGGTGCGGGCGCTTCTGCGCGCTGACATCGCGGTGCGTGTGCTGCTGCGCCCCGGCAGCGATCGGCGCAATCTGGCCGGGCTGGCGGTGGAGGTCTGCGAGGGCGATGTGCGTACACCGGCCAGTCTGCCCGCGGCGCTGCTCGGCTGCACGCACGTGTATCACCTGGCGGCGCTCTACAGCGCCAATCCGGCCGATGGTGACCTGCTCTATGCCGTCAATGTGGAGGGCACGCGCCATCTGCTGCAAGCTGCGGCCGCGGCCGGCGTCGAGCGTTTCGTGCATACCAGCACCGTCGGCACGATTGGCCGGCCGCCGGCTGCAGACGATCTTCCCACTGAGGACGTGGCCTTCAACCTGGAGGGGAGCGCCAGTCATTACGTTCTCTCCAAATGGCGGGGCGAGCAGTTGGCACTGGCGGCGGCCGCGGCCGGCGACGCGGCCGTGGTGGTCGTTCACCCCACTGCGCCCGTAGGCATGGGCGATTGGCGCCCCACCGCCACCGGCGGCCGCATCCTGGCCTATTTGCGCGGACAGATGCCGGGTTATCTGGCCGGCGGCATCAATTTTTGCGACGTGGATGACATCGCCCGCGGTCACCTGCTGGCGGCCGCGCACGGCCAGATCGGCCGGCGCTACATCCTGGGGCATCCGGCCGGCAATCTCGACCTGACCGGTTTCCTGGCCCTGCTGCAGGCGGCCAGCGGACAGCCGCCCCCGCGCCCGGCCCAGGGCTGGCGCGCGCGGCTGATTGGGCTGCTGCGGCCGGTCGCGTCTCCGGTCACAGTGCCGGCCGCGGCCCGCCCCGCCGCGCTGACCTGCGACCCCGCCCGCGCCCTGGCCGAACTGCACTGGACGCCAGGCCCGCTGCTGGAGGCCTTTCAGACGGCTGTGGCCTGGTATCGGGCCAGCGGCATGGTTTGA
- a CDS encoding radical SAM protein — translation MSHVLLINPPGPAGKTANREGSAGLGVIGPHADDFYYPPQTIATVAAVLRQAGYSVTCVDAVAEKLDVAATLARVPPRATDLQIGVLMSQATLTVDVDFCQHLLADTDVDVVAFGSAMRFIGQTVMEQCRVTAVALGAPETAVLRTLQALATASADDESDGEWVAGPALPRADLTTLPRPAWELLPHDRYPFLTLRAGSGCDDDCAYCPYVAVEGHGRQVRPVQAVVDELAWLQQTFPKARYLFRDIVFAADRAWTEAFCAALIARLARRLKINWECESRPEHFDLALLRQMAGAGCTTIKIGLETVDDEMLELMGRLHPRQTADDYRDQVLEVLDAAAQVRIACRLFVMVGLPGETYGARAQTREFLASVRPPLLSIKAYRPYAGVRLEQDGLGANLNSRPGARPLTRSEILELQREWQSLQGEPPPPQGIGSKLASLLGWNGGRSYQVSARRGRRLS, via the coding sequence ATGTCCCATGTTCTTTTGATCAACCCACCTGGCCCTGCGGGCAAGACTGCGAACCGTGAAGGTTCCGCCGGTCTGGGTGTCATCGGCCCGCACGCGGATGATTTTTACTATCCGCCGCAAACCATCGCCACCGTGGCCGCGGTGCTGCGCCAGGCCGGCTATAGCGTCACCTGTGTGGATGCCGTGGCCGAGAAGCTCGATGTGGCGGCCACCCTGGCACGCGTGCCTCCCCGCGCAACCGATCTGCAGATCGGCGTGCTGATGAGCCAGGCGACGCTGACCGTTGACGTAGATTTCTGCCAACATCTGCTGGCCGATACCGATGTGGATGTCGTTGCCTTTGGCTCGGCCATGCGTTTCATCGGCCAGACCGTCATGGAGCAGTGTCGTGTGACCGCCGTGGCCCTGGGCGCACCGGAGACGGCCGTCTTGCGCACGCTGCAAGCGCTGGCCACAGCATCCGCTGACGACGAGAGTGACGGCGAGTGGGTCGCCGGCCCCGCGCTGCCCAGGGCCGACCTGACGACGTTGCCGCGGCCGGCATGGGAACTGCTGCCGCACGATCGCTACCCCTTCCTGACCCTGCGCGCAGGGAGCGGCTGCGATGACGACTGCGCCTATTGCCCCTACGTCGCCGTCGAAGGCCATGGCCGCCAGGTGCGCCCCGTGCAAGCTGTCGTGGACGAGCTGGCCTGGCTGCAGCAGACCTTCCCCAAAGCACGCTACCTCTTTCGTGACATCGTCTTTGCGGCCGATCGTGCCTGGACCGAGGCTTTCTGCGCAGCCCTCATTGCACGTCTTGCACGTCGGCTCAAGATCAACTGGGAGTGCGAATCAAGGCCGGAGCATTTCGATCTGGCCCTGCTGCGGCAGATGGCTGGCGCCGGCTGCACCACCATCAAGATCGGCCTGGAAACGGTGGATGATGAGATGCTGGAGTTGATGGGGCGCCTGCATCCCCGGCAAACCGCCGACGATTACCGCGACCAGGTGTTGGAAGTGCTGGATGCCGCCGCGCAGGTGCGTATCGCCTGCCGGCTGTTCGTCATGGTGGGCCTGCCCGGCGAAACTTACGGCGCTCGTGCGCAAACCCGTGAGTTCCTGGCCAGCGTGCGCCCGCCCCTGCTCAGCATCAAGGCCTATCGGCCGTATGCCGGTGTGCGACTGGAGCAGGATGGCCTGGGCGCCAACCTGAACAGCCGTCCCGGCGCCCGCCCCTTGACGCGCAGCGAAATCCTCGAGTTGCAGCGTGAATGGCAGAGCTTGCAGGGCGAACCACCGCCCCCGCAAGGCATCGGCAGCAAGTTGGCTTCGCTCCTGGGCTGGAACGGCGGACGCTCCTATCAGGTATCGGCGCGGCGCGGGCGACGGCTCTCCTAG
- a CDS encoding cation diffusion facilitator family transporter, with amino-acid sequence MTKQVSRITAAESGHAHDHAGQEAGHAHDHAGQEAGHAHDHAGQEAGHAHDHAGQEAGHAHGDAGQEAGHAHDHAGQEAGHAHGDEHGHSHGGGVWGFIQTVFHMHGHGDGGGELVSDSVLTTSREGIRALQWSLVSLLLTAVMQVVIVAISGSVALLADTIHNFADATTAVPLWLAFALNRRQPSRGFTYRYGKAEDLAGAFVVLVIFSSALVIFYETWQKLIHPEPMRNLGWVAAAAIIGFIGNELAAYVRIRTGRRIGSAALVADGLHARTDGLTSLAVLVGAIGAWLGFPLADPLIGALIGVAILFIVRDAARTMWLRLMDAVDPAMVDTVEKVASRVPGVEAVHEPRLRWVGHALWGELHIEVDGNLATQASHTIAEEVRHGLFHALPRLRTMIVHVDPRPQPGADSWIHHAITAHHAQ; translated from the coding sequence ATGACAAAACAGGTTTCCCGGATAACGGCTGCGGAATCCGGGCATGCCCACGATCACGCCGGGCAGGAGGCCGGGCATGCCCACGATCACGCCGGGCAGGAGGCCGGGCATGCCCACGATCACGCCGGGCAGGAGGCCGGGCATGCCCACGATCACGCCGGGCAGGAGGCCGGGCATGCCCACGGTGACGCCGGGCAGGAGGCCGGGCATGCCCACGATCACGCCGGGCAGGAGGCCGGTCATGCCCACGGTGACGAGCATGGGCACAGTCATGGGGGAGGCGTGTGGGGCTTCATTCAGACGGTCTTTCACATGCACGGCCACGGGGACGGTGGGGGTGAACTGGTTTCTGATTCTGTCTTGACGACGAGCCGGGAGGGTATCCGCGCCTTGCAGTGGTCATTGGTCAGCCTGCTCCTGACCGCAGTGATGCAGGTTGTGATCGTGGCCATCAGCGGCAGCGTGGCGCTGCTGGCCGATACCATTCACAATTTTGCCGATGCCACTACCGCCGTGCCGCTGTGGTTGGCCTTTGCCCTCAACCGGCGTCAGCCCTCGCGCGGCTTCACCTATCGCTATGGCAAGGCCGAGGATCTGGCCGGCGCGTTTGTGGTGCTGGTGATCTTCAGCAGTGCGCTGGTCATCTTCTACGAAACGTGGCAGAAGCTGATCCACCCTGAACCGATGCGCAACCTGGGCTGGGTGGCGGCCGCGGCCATTATCGGTTTTATTGGCAACGAGTTGGCCGCATACGTGCGCATTCGTACCGGACGCCGCATCGGTTCGGCCGCGCTAGTGGCCGATGGCCTGCATGCACGCACCGACGGGTTGACCTCGCTGGCGGTGCTGGTGGGCGCCATTGGCGCCTGGCTGGGCTTTCCCCTGGCCGACCCGCTGATCGGCGCGTTGATCGGGGTGGCGATCCTGTTCATCGTGCGTGACGCGGCCCGCACCATGTGGCTGCGCCTGATGGATGCAGTGGACCCGGCGATGGTGGATACCGTGGAAAAAGTTGCCAGCCGGGTGCCCGGCGTCGAAGCGGTGCATGAGCCGCGTCTGCGCTGGGTGGGTCACGCGCTGTGGGGCGAGCTGCACATCGAGGTGGATGGTAACCTGGCTACGCAGGCCAGTCATACGATTGCCGAAGAGGTGCGCCACGGGCTGTTTCATGCGCTGCCGCGGCTGCGCACCATGATCGTCCATGTGGACCCCCGGCCGCAGCCAGGCGCCGATTCCTGGATCCACCACGCCATCACCGCGCACCACGCGCAGTGA
- a CDS encoding methyltransferase domain-containing protein, with protein MPATDAQRWNERYRSGQHAGFDQPRAFLVEQSVWLPTHGLALDVAMGLGANAGWLLAHGLRVIGVDISEVAVRQALARHPGLQAVIADLTAFTLPANSFDVIANFYYLQRDLWPQLVQALRPGGVLICETLTQAVRQVRPEMSPEFLLSPGELRQGFPGLEVQVYREAWIEAGCDSPRPVASLVATKR; from the coding sequence ATGCCAGCGACCGACGCCCAGCGTTGGAACGAGCGCTACCGCAGCGGACAACACGCCGGTTTTGATCAGCCGCGCGCCTTTCTGGTCGAGCAAAGCGTCTGGCTGCCCACCCACGGCCTGGCGCTCGATGTGGCGATGGGCCTGGGGGCCAACGCGGGCTGGCTGTTGGCGCATGGCCTGCGCGTCATCGGCGTGGATATCAGCGAGGTGGCGGTGCGCCAGGCCCTCGCTCGCCATCCCGGCCTGCAAGCCGTGATCGCCGACCTGACGGCCTTCACTCTGCCGGCGAATTCGTTCGATGTCATCGCGAATTTCTATTACCTGCAGCGTGATCTGTGGCCGCAGTTGGTGCAGGCGCTGCGTCCCGGCGGTGTGCTGATCTGCGAAACCCTCACGCAGGCCGTGCGCCAGGTGCGCCCGGAAATGTCTCCCGAATTCCTGCTTTCGCCGGGCGAACTGCGCCAGGGCTTTCCGGGTCTGGAGGTTCAAGTTTACCGCGAGGCATGGATCGAGGCCGGCTGCGACTCGCCGCGGCCAGTGGCCAGCCTGGTGGCGACGAAGCGGTAA
- a CDS encoding zinc ribbon domain-containing protein produces MTQETVGYVELEWTCRQCSRRNPGERKTCASCGAAMASDAAFELPAQQELLQDQGKLARAVLGPDIACGFCGTRNAADAKTCKQCSADLTQGKARSSGQAVGALQTAPLPEMACPFCGAMNPTGATKCKQCNGNLAAAPASVTARPAQPANPRWLWLAVAAVIGLCVLGMILFSAMGSRRTETVATVESVQWQRTVAILGLRPVTASTWQDAVPSGADIATCEARVRYTQAEPAANAEKVCGTPYVLDQGSGFGKVVQDCQYNVYDQWCEYQSLTWTIINTVVAEGADLSPAWPQTLAAQDEREGERSERYSVLFSDDGQQITYTPDNADEFAQFAPGSRWSLTVNGFGDITDLQPAP; encoded by the coding sequence ATGACGCAAGAAACAGTTGGTTATGTTGAGCTTGAATGGACGTGCCGGCAGTGCAGCCGGCGTAACCCCGGCGAACGTAAGACCTGCGCCAGTTGCGGCGCGGCCATGGCGTCCGATGCGGCCTTCGAGCTGCCGGCGCAGCAGGAGTTGTTGCAGGACCAGGGTAAGCTGGCTCGCGCAGTGCTAGGCCCGGATATTGCGTGTGGCTTTTGCGGCACGCGCAATGCGGCCGATGCGAAGACCTGCAAACAGTGCAGCGCTGATCTCACCCAGGGCAAGGCGCGCAGCAGCGGCCAGGCGGTGGGCGCGCTGCAAACGGCGCCGCTGCCGGAGATGGCTTGCCCCTTCTGCGGCGCCATGAACCCCACCGGCGCCACCAAGTGCAAACAGTGTAACGGCAACCTGGCGGCGGCGCCAGCATCCGTGACCGCGCGCCCCGCGCAGCCGGCCAATCCGCGCTGGCTGTGGCTGGCGGTCGCGGCGGTCATCGGTTTGTGCGTGCTGGGCATGATCCTGTTCAGCGCCATGGGCAGCCGCCGCACCGAAACCGTGGCCACGGTGGAGAGCGTGCAATGGCAGCGCACGGTTGCCATCCTGGGCCTGCGCCCGGTAACTGCCAGCACCTGGCAGGATGCGGTGCCGTCTGGCGCGGACATCGCCACGTGCGAGGCGCGGGTGCGCTATACGCAGGCAGAACCGGCGGCCAATGCCGAGAAGGTCTGTGGTACACCGTATGTGCTTGACCAGGGCAGCGGTTTCGGCAAGGTGGTGCAGGACTGTCAGTATAACGTCTACGACCAATGGTGCGAGTACCAGTCGTTGACCTGGACGATTATCAACACGGTGGTGGCCGAGGGCGCGGATCTGTCACCTGCCTGGCCACAGACACTGGCGGCGCAGGATGAACGGGAAGGAGAACGCAGCGAGCGCTACTCGGTGCTTTTCAGCGACGATGGCCAGCAGATCACCTATACACCGGACAACGCGGATGAGTTCGCCCAGTTTGCGCCCGGCAGCCGCTGGAGCCTGACCGTCAACGGCTTCGGCGACATCACGGACCTGCAGCCGGCGCCCTGA